The Nitrospira sp. genome includes the window CGGCCATCCGGCCAGTAACACCGCACACAAGATGCCAGCTTTCACGATTGTCCGTTGATACATGCACCCTCCATGAGATGAACTGCCCGAGAACACTGCCCCGCACTTCTGTCCCGTCACTTTTTAGACGACCCGGCACCGGCCTCAGGCGAGGCGGCTTGTTTGTTCGTAATCGATTGCACCTCTCGTGCTCCGGTCTTCGCCCCCGTCCGCATCCGCACATGGACATCGACCGCTTCCGACTCGATATTATCCGGAAACGGGGGGAACGGCTGGGCATGGACCACCGCATAAATCCCCGCCTCATCGACTTCCCGCGCGCCGGATCCTTTTTCAATCTGAATCAACTGCACGCGTCCGCTGGGGTAGAGCCTGAACTTCACCCGGACCGTCTCGCTCGTCGGTGCGTGCCGCACATGGCGGACCGTACGGCTCCAGCTGCGGCTTACCAGATGACTGATCTGCTGCCAATAGGCCTTGCCCTGCCCTGGTGTCGGCATCGGAAGCAAATCTTCCTCGACCACCAACCCGCCCGAGACCGGCAAGGCGTCCGGCTGCACTTCGTCCTGCGCCGACTCCCCGCCCGGCGGCTCCTCGGAACTCGGCAGCGGCGTATCGCTGCCTTCGTTGGCCGCCTCCTGCTTCCCCATGGTGACATAGACGACACGCGTGAGCACCCGCTCAAACTTGTCTTTCTTCACGCGGGCAATGGTTACTTGCACTCTGGCGGCTTTGGGAGGGACCGAGAGTTTTCCTGCTGGAATCGGCTCCATCGTGGCCGATCCCTTCATCACCATCTCGACGGTGTCAGGCTCCAACGCGACCACGCGCTTCTGAAACAGAACCGATTCGCAAATCGCCACCAGCGGCGCGCCGCCTTGGGTCACCCCGCCAACAGCGATCGACAAGTCAAACGGCTTCCCCACTTGAATATCGCCGGACGCATCGGCCGTCGCCAGGTCAATTTTGACCCAACGCGTGCCGATTGGCGCAGGAGAGGCTTCTGACGGGGATCCTGCCGCCTGGCTGACTGGCATGAGACTGAGCGGAAGGAGACA containing:
- a CDS encoding energy transducer TonB, which gives rise to MYHPAPSPLALLAGALGLCLLPLSLMPVSQAAGSPSEASPAPIGTRWVKIDLATADASGDIQVGKPFDLSIAVGGVTQGGAPLVAICESVLFQKRVVALEPDTVEMVMKGSATMEPIPAGKLSVPPKAARVQVTIARVKKDKFERVLTRVVYVTMGKQEAANEGSDTPLPSSEEPPGGESAQDEVQPDALPVSGGLVVEEDLLPMPTPGQGKAYWQQISHLVSRSWSRTVRHVRHAPTSETVRVKFRLYPSGRVQLIQIEKGSGAREVDEAGIYAVVHAQPFPPFPDNIESEAVDVHVRMRTGAKTGAREVQSITNKQAASPEAGAGSSKK